The region ATTTTGCAAAATCAGCTAAATGGGCGATCGGGCAATGCAGAAATTGAAATCATTCGAAACTATGGGAATTTATCTAAGGTCGAATGCTACATCGGTTTGCTGAATCAGGTCTTTATGAACCTGCTGGTGAATGGGATTCATGCCATTGAAGAACGCCGAGAAGTTGAAAACAATCCAAATTATCGAGGGGTGATCACAATTACTACCCATCAGGATGAATCTGGAACAATTTTAATTTCGGTGCAGGATAATGGCATAGGCATGACAGAGCAAGTGAAGACCAAGATTTTTGAACCTTTCTTTACCACCAAATCTGTGGGCAGTGGCACAGGTATGGGATTGCCAACTAGCTATCAAATCGTCACCAAGTATCATCAGGGGACGATTGACTTCGACTCAACCTTAGGAGTGGGGACGACCTTTAGAGTGCGCCTACCACAGCTCAAACAATCTGGGATATTAGCCTAAAGGATTTAGAGTGGGATGTGAAGTGCTACTTTATAGCATCGCAAAATCTGGCTAATTACGTCTACTATCAGGCAGTTTCTAGTTGTAACAAAGATGGTGCGATCGCCTGCTTCTTGGGCAATCTAGGGACAATTCCTTCCCTCATTCCCCTTCTGGATATCATGACGTCAGTAGCAGCGATTGGCCGAAACCAAGTGCCACAATTACCTGGCTACACTGTGGTTGAGCAAGTGTATTTAGGCAGTCGAACAGCCGTATATCGGGCTGTACACGCAGAAACCCAGCAGTCAGTGGTGCTCAAAGTATTGCAGCGAGATTATCCCAGCTTCAGTGAATTAGTACAATTTCGTAATCAATACGCCATCACCAAGAACCTGCCCATTGCTGGAATTGTCCAGCCGCTAAGCCTAGAACCCATAGGCAGCAGCTACGTATTGGTTATGGAAGATGATCAAGGAATTTCACTATCAAAATATATCCAGCATCATACTCTAGAGCTAGGTGAAATATTGGTCATTGCTATCCAACTTGCCGACATTTTGCATGACCTGAGCCAGCACCGGATTGTGCATAAAGACATCAAACCAGCCAATATTCTGATTCAGCCTGAATCAAAACGGATTAAGCTCTTTGATTTCAGCATCGCCTCGTTATTACCAAAAGAGACCCAAGAAATCCAAAGTCCAGATGTTTTGGAAGGGACTCTGGACTACTTAGCACCAGAGCAAACGGGGCGGATGAATCGAGGTATAGATTATCGAGCGGACTTTTACGCTTTAGGGGTGACCCTGTATCAACTGCTTACCGGGCGCCTGCCCTTTTCCTCAAATGACCCCCTAGAGTTGATGCACAGTCATATCGCCAAAGTGCCTGAGCCTGTGCATCAAGTAAATCCTAAAGTGCCTGAAATGGTAGCAAGAATTGTGGCCAAACTGATGGCCAAGAATGCTGAAGACCGCTACCAGAGCGCACTGGGACTAAAGCATGATCTAGCTGAATGCTTGACTCAGTGGCATTCTGGAGGCACGATCGCCCCTTTTGAACTGGGTCAGCATGACTTTAGCGATCGCTTTGTGATTCCTGAGAAACTGTATGGGCGCGATAAAGAAATCGCAACATTGTTGAATGCGTTTGAGCGAGTGAGTCGTGGGCACACAGAAATGGTTCTGATTGCCGGTGTTTCTGGGATTGGCAAGACAGTGGTTGTCAATGAAGTCCATAAGCCGATGACACGCCAGAAAGGATATTTCATCAAAGGTAAATTTGACCAGTTCAATCGTGATATTCCACTCTTCGCTTTTGTCCAGGCTCTGCGTGATTTAATCTCTATGGGTCAATTCCCCGCTGCTCTGCAGCGTAAAATGCAGGGATGAGCGAGTACATCCACAAAAGTCATAACGTTACGGTTTTGCTATACCACCTTGTGTTTCCAGCAAAGTATCGGCGGGCTGTGTTTGATGAACAGGTCGATGAAGTTTTGCGAGAAGTTTGCCTGGAGATTGAGAAACGCTACGAGATTAAATTTATAGAAATCGGTGTAGACAAAGACCATGTGCACTTTTTAGTCCAATCGGTGCCGACATACAGCGTGACCAAATTGGTCAAAATGATCAAGAGTTTGACCGCAAGGGAAGTGTTTCGGCGTTGTCCTCAGGTGAAGCAAAAGCTATGGGGTGGAGAGTTTTGGAGTGATGGCTATTTTGCAAGTACAGTTGGGAAACACGGGGATGAAGGGATGATTGCGAACTACGTCAAAAATCAGGGTAACGAATATCTCAAGCTACACCGAGATGAGCAGCTTACTCTTTTTTGATTCTGATACCCCGTCTGCTTGCAGCGGGGTAGTTCATTTACTCAATTGCTTGCCGAATCTGATGAAAAGCTGGCTCAATGGCGTACTCAAATCTTGAGTGCTCTGGAGGAAAATGGTCAAATTTTAATCGACCTGGTTCCGGATCTGGAGCAAATAATTGGTAAACAGCCAATCGCACCAGAGCTATCAGGAAGCGCAACACAAAATCGGTTTAACAATTTACTTAAGAAATTTATTGAGGTTTTTACTACAGCAGATCATCCACTAGTACTTTTTCTGGATGATTTACAGTGGGCTGATTCAGCCTCACTACAGCTTGTGAAGCTACTAATGAATGATCACAGCTATTTATTGCTTATAGGAGCCTATCGTGATAGCGAAGTATCCCCCACACACCCCTTTAGTCTGACAATTGATGACCTAAAAAAAACTAACAAAATAATTCACACTACTACTCTTGCTCCTCTAGTATTTGAACATATCAATAACTTAGTAGCTGATGCCCTACATTGCTCTAGTGAACTGGCAAAACCACTCAGCGAACTCATTTATCGTAAGACTAAGGGAAATCCATTTTTCACTAGACAATTCCTTAAAGCACTTTACGAAGGTGGACAGATTAGAGCCGATCGCACTCAGCGCTGTTGGGTCTGTGACATTAGCCAAATCAATCAACTTTCACTTACCGAGGATGTTGTAGAGTTTATGGCACTGCAATTGCAGAAGCTACCATCTACAACCCAGGCAGCACTTCAACTTGCTGCTTGCATTGGTAGTCAATTTGACTTAGCAACATTAGCAATCGTCCTAGAACAATCACCGACAGATGCAGCCACAGCATTGTGGACAGCTTTGCAAGAAGGACTGATTGTTCCTGCGAATCAAGTCTACAAATTTTTTCAGCCAGAAGACACCAGTCAGGCTATTTTGCCGCAAACAGCAGCCCCAGCCTACCGGTTTCTGCACGATCGCATTCAGCAAGCCGCCTACTCCTTAATTCCCGAAACTCATCGTGCTACTATTCACTACCGCATTGGTCGGCTTCTGCTCAGCCACCTTTCGGACACCACCCAGCAAGAACGAATTTTTGAGATTGTCGGACATTTGAATCCTGGTACAGATCTGGTAGCACACCCAACAGAACGTCTTGAATTAGCTCAATTGAACCTGCTGGCAGCACGAAAAGCCATGAGTTCGATCGCCTACACCGCTGCCCTATCCTATCTAAACGAAGGCATTGCCTTGTTACCCGAGAATGCCTGGAAAGACTACTATTCCCTTACTCTGGAACTACATCACAACCGCCTAGAAGCTGCTTACCTGTGCACCCAGTTTGACTACCTGGAAGAGTGGTGTGAAGAGGTTATGCGAGAAGCAACGTCAGTACTCGATCGCGTCAAAGCCTATGAAATTTTGGTGCAAGTGAGAGTCGCACAGGATCGGCAGCTCGAAGCTATTCAACTTGGATTAGAAGCACTTTCCCATCTCAATGTGCCTCTACTATCAGTTGACCTGAATGACCCAGCCAGCCTGGAACAATTACCGCGCTTAGAAACATTTCCAGTTGTTTCTGACATGCTTAATCCAGCCTACTGTGCTGCTTTGCGCATTCTAGTCACCATTACACCACCCGTTCACCATGTCAAACCTGAACTGTATCCTACTGTAGCCTTAACGATGTTGCACTTATGCATGGAGCATGGTCACACTACAGAATCAGCTTTTGTGTATGGGTGCTACAGTGTCTTGGTTTGGGCTATTCTCAGTGACTTTGAAGTTGCTTATCAAGCCTGTCAAATTGCACTCCAACTTCTAGAGCATTATCCCTCTAAGGAAATAGGCTGCAAAGTCTATATGATTTTTGGTGTATTTATTGCTGCTTGTAAAGAACCTGGCACGGCCTCATTACAGGCACTACGGCAATCTATCCAGATTGGGCAAGATGTAGGAGATTCAGAACATGTTAGCTATTCTATGATGGCAGAAGCCTCATTTCTGCCACTCTTAGAAGAACATTTAGACTCAGTATTTGAGAAGCAAACGCAGTATCTTAGTTTCCTCAAAAATGTACAACAAAGACACGCACTAGACTATCTAAAAATCTGGCACAGCTTGGTTGGTCGCCTAACCATGATAACCACACCAGATACTGATTTATTTATCGACGAGCTAGATTCTGTGGATTTATTTACACACCTGAGCCATAATCATAACCATCAATCTTTATTCACATTGCATCTGGCTAAGACTATTTGGTTTTATCTAATGGAGCAATATGATTCGGCAGTAGCTCAGGCATCTGAGGCAGGCAAGTATGTAAATAGTGCCTTTGGATTTTTGATTGTAGTGGCACAGAATTTCTACCTGTCACTGGCGTTGCTAGGGCAGGATTTGACAGATTCTGAACTAAACCAGGCAGAGATCTTGTCAATAGTTGAGCAGAATCAACAGCGTATGCGCTACTGGGCAAGTTGTGCTCCTTACAACTTCCAGCACAAGTACGATCTGGTTGAAGCAGAAAGATATCGGGTAGCTGGGCAAATAGCACAGGCGATCGATCTGTACGATCGCGCCATTGCTGGGGCTAGAAAAAATGGTTACCTGCAGGAAGAAGCCCTAGCCAATGAACTGGCTGCCAAATTCTATCTCAACTGGGGTAAAGAGAAAATTGCTCAAGACTATCTGACCAGAGCCTATTACGGCTATATTCACTGGGGCGCAAAGGCCAAAGCTCAAAGCTTGGAGCAGCGTTATGTGATACTGCTAGCACCCATTTTTCAACATCAACAGACAGCAATATCTGCCACCGACACTGTATTTGCGCAGCAATCACCACTCGCACTTCAAACAACGAGTACTTCATCTTCAAGTAGTACAAGTATTTCAACAACACTGGATATTTCAACCGTGTTGAAAGCCTCGCAAACCCTCTCCAGTGAAATTCAATTTGACAAGTTGTTGTCCACTTTGTTGCATACAGTATTGGAAAATGCTGGAGCTAGCAAAGGAGTGCTTCTGCTACCCCGTGACCAAGGCTGGTTTGTGGAAGCAGTGGCCAGTCTGAACCAAGCAGCCCAAGTGCAGCCTGTGGCATTGTGTGACAGTTTGGAAATTCCTCATGCTTTGGTTAACACAGTGAGACGTAGTTTACAGCCTGCTGTCATTGTTGATGCAACGATTCACCCAACGCTGGCGATCAATCCCTATGTGGTGCAGCATCAGCCCAAAAGCATGCTGTGCACCCCAATCCTGCATCAGGGTAAGTTGATTGCCATTTTGTATTTAGAAAACAAGATTGCGGCTGGGGCGTTTACCCACGATCGCGTGGAACTGTTGAATATTCTCTGCGCTCAGGCTGCCATTTCTCTGGAAAATGCCAGACTCTACTCCACCATGCAGGCCAACCAGCGCCAACTGGCGAATCTGATGGGCAACTTACCAGGGATGGTTTACTCACGCGCAAACGATGCTGGTTGGACGATGAAATTTGTGAGTGAAGGGTGCTTTGACCTGACAGGGTATACACCAGAGGAGATGGTTGGCGATCAGACAATTTCCTATGCAGCTATCATCCATCCTGATGATGCAGAGGTAGTCGATGTAGCTGTGCAGGCAGCACTGGCACAACATTCCTCATTTCAGATTGTCTATCGCATCACCACAAAATCTGGCCAAGAGAAATGGGTCTGGGAGCAGGGTTGTGGAGTGTTTGAA is a window of Leptolyngbyaceae cyanobacterium JSC-12 DNA encoding:
- a CDS encoding transposase (IMG reference gene:2510093797~PFAM: Transposase IS200 like), with protein sequence MSEYIHKSHNVTVLLYHLVFPAKYRRAVFDEQVDEVLREVCLEIEKRYEIKFIEIGVDKDHVHFLVQSVPTYSVTKLVKMIKSLTAREVFRRCPQVKQKLWGGEFWSDGYFASTVGKHGDEGMIANYVKNQGNEYLKLHRDEQLTLF